A single window of Fundulus heteroclitus isolate FHET01 unplaced genomic scaffold, MU-UCD_Fhet_4.1 scaffold_41, whole genome shotgun sequence DNA harbors:
- the LOC118560262 gene encoding protocadherin-15-like, whose product MSEYFLSSHSNNLDLRSSTGSFWDGEPLQSVWSLADCHGEPRGRGWAGGADDDEGFVEEEAEDLSVAVLYDPEHSSVQQASSSSSSAPSTSSRGDLRQRLSHSPLPPPPPPPLLPPPLPPPLLQHPVQPSGASGPAASAGSSVADQAPAAVLGPDGIPGWDKVQDLAEYLVSLRQALYVDEQQVRGHPSVDRSA is encoded by the exons ATGTCTGAATACTTCCTTAGTTCACATTCTAATAATCTGGATCTGCGTTCTTCTACAGGGAGCTTCTGGGATGGAGAACCTTTACAGTCAGTCTGGTCGCTCGCTGACTGTCATGGAGAACCCAGAGGAAGAGGATGGGCTGGTGgagctgatgatgatgaaggcTTTGTGGAGGAGGAAGCTGAGGACCTGAGCGTGGCCGTCCTCTATGATCCAGAACACAGCAGCGTCCAGcaggcctccagctcctcttcctctgcaccATCCACATCCAGCCGAGGAGATCTACGTCAGCGCCTCAGCCAcagtcctctgcctcctcctcctcctcctcctctcctgcctcctcctctgcctcctcctctcctgcagCACCCTGTCCAGCCAAGTGGAGCCTCTGGTCCTGCAGCATCAGCTGGGTCCAGCGTTGCAGACCAGGCCCCT GCTGCAGTCCTCGGACCTGACGGCATCCCAGGCTGGGATAAGGTCCAGGACTTGGCCGAGTACCTGGTGTCCCTGCGTCAGGCGCTCTATGTGGACgagcagcaggtcagaggtcatCCGTCTGTGGACCGCTCTGCCTGA